TCCGGGCCAGCGAGCTGACCGTCCCCGAGGCCGAGCAGGAGGTCCTGCGCTTCATCAAGCACTACGTGCCCGCCTCGAGCAGCGCCCCGCTGGCCGGCAACTCCGTGCATGCCGACCGAGCCTTCCTGAAGAAGTACATGCCCTCCCTCGAGGGGCACCTGCACTACCGCAACGTCGACGTGTCCACGCTGAAGGAGCTGGCCCGCCGCTGGCACCCCGAGATCGTGGAAGCGGCCCCCGCCAAGGACGGGGGCCACCGAGCCCTCGCCGACATCAGGGAGTCCATCAAGGAGCTCGCCCACTATCGACGCGAGATGTTCGTCCAGGAGGGTTAGCCCTCCTGCAGGGGCGCCTGGATCTCCAGCTCGATCTTGAGCTCCTTGGACACCAGGACGCCGCCGGCCTCGAGCGGGGCGTTCCAGGTCATGTCGAAGTCCTCGCGGTCGAGGGTGGTCTTCGCCGAGAACGCGGCGACGGTCTGGCCCCACGGGTTCTTGAACG
The nucleotide sequence above comes from Euzebya pacifica. Encoded proteins:
- the orn gene encoding oligoribonuclease; protein product: MSEPLSWPLVWVDLEMTGLDPEREVIVEIAVIVTDGQLEQVHEGPDLVLHTDDDTLARMHPRVKEMHKRSGLTAEIRASELTVPEAEQEVLRFIKHYVPASSSAPLAGNSVHADRAFLKKYMPSLEGHLHYRNVDVSTLKELARRWHPEIVEAAPAKDGGHRALADIRESIKELAHYRREMFVQEG